The genomic window CTCCTCGGACGCCTCCCTCAGACTCGGCCTCACGGCATACGACCAGATCGCGCCGCTGCTCAACGACCTGCAGCGCCGGTCCCAGCGGGTGAGCGCCGAGGTCATCGGTCAGACCGTCACCGGCCGCGAGCTCTATCTGGTGACGCTGACCGCGCCCGAGTCAGCCGCCGAGTCACGGCAGCAGGACCAGATGCGCGAGCGGATCCTGCACCAGCCCGACCAGGCCGCAAAGGACCGCGATCTGGCGCGCAACTACAAGACGCCGATCTTCATCAACAACAACATCCACGGCAACGAGTGGGAGGGCACCGACGCGGCCCTGCGGCTGATCGAGGACTACGCCACCAGCAACGACCCGGCGGTCGTGCAGACCCTGCAGCAGAGCCGGATCTATGTCGTCGTGTCGATGAACCCGGACGGGCGCCACGGCAACACCCGCGCCAACGCCTCCGGCTTCGACCTGAACCGCGACTTCATCACGGCCACCCAGCCCGAGGTGGTCGCCGTCCGTGACGCACTGGTGGACACCCAGCCGCTGGTGATGCTTGACCTGCACGGCTATGTCAACGGCACGCTGATCGAGCCGACCACGCCACCGCACGGCGAGAACTACGAGTACGACCTCTTCATCAAGCACGCCTACCCCAACGGGCTGGGCATGGAGCAGGCGGTGCTCGACCTCGGCTTCACCGTCGAGGACGACGGGGTGAACCCGCCCCAGATCCCGTTCCGCGACTGGGCCGAGGGCTGGGACGACTGGCCGCCGATCTTCACGCCGCAGTACGCCGCCTTCCACGGTGCCGTCGCGCACACCATCGAGGTCCCGCTGCGGGTGAACAACAGCAGCTACAACCGGCCGGAGGAGGAGCTGCAGCGCCGGGCCGCGATCAACACGGACATCGCGCACGCCGCGATGGAGTCCTCCATCAGCTATCTGCAGGAGCACCGCGGCGAGCTCCTGGCCGACCAGATCGAGATCTTCCGGCGCGGGGTCACCGGCGCCGACCCTCTCGAGGTCACCGACGAGCTCTTCCCCGAGATCGGTCCTGAGGACGTCTATCTCACGGAGTATCCCCGCGCCTATGTCATCCCCGTCGGCGACGGGCAGCGTTCGGCACCGGCCGCTGCCCGGCTCGTCGACCATCTCATCGCCAACGGCGTCGAGGTCCGCACCACCCGGGTGCCGGTGACTCTCGACGGGCAGACCCACCCGGCCGGCAGCTATCTGGTCGACCTGCACCAGGGCAAGCGGGGCCTGGCCAACACGATCCTCGGCGCCGGCACTGACATCAGCGACCGGGTCGACGCGATGTATGACATCTCCGGCTGGAGCCTGGGGCTGCTGTGGGGCGCGGACGTCGCGACCATCCCGCAGGACGGCCGTATGCCGCGGGCCGGGTCCGCGATCGAGGCAGCGGCCCCCACGGGCCAGGTCACCGGCACCGGTGACCTGTTGCTGCACCTGGACGACCCGAACGACCTCGCGGCCCTGAACCACTTCGCGCGCTCCGACGTCGTGCCGGAATGGCTCGACGACGGCACCGTGCTGATCCCCGAGGAAGCGGCCGACCAGGCCCGGGCGACCGCCGAGTCTTTCGGCGTCACCCTCACCCCCGCACCGGACGGTGCCTCCGGCACGCCGGTCGGTCACGAGTTCGTGGTCGCTGCGGCCGCGCCGTCGACCGAGGTGTGGGCCCTGCAGGAGATGGGCTTCGAGGTGCGCGAGGTCAACGCGACCGTCCTCAACGACGGATTCGACTATTCGCAGGTCGACGCTCTCTACGTCTCGACGTCGGCGGTCTCATGGTCCTCGCTGGAGGACCCGGCCCGCAATGACATGACCTCCTTCCTGCGCAACGGTGGAGGGTTCGTGGGGCGCGGACTCCACGGGACCGACCTCAACGCCGAGCTCGACCTGCTCGACGTCACCCTGGAGCGCGGTCGCAGCGACGGCAACGGCGTGGTGGCAGTCGACAACGCCGAGACCGCCATCAGCGCCGGTGCGACTCCACACTCCTTCGTCTACTCCCCCGCCTGGTTCACCGAGCTGGGCGAGGATGTCACCGTCGATCAGCACTACGCCGGTGACGACGTCCTGGTCAGCGGCCACTGGGCGGGGACCGCTGAGGAGGGCGGCCAGGACGCCGCCGCGGGCCAACCGCTGATCGTCAGCGGTGCCGACTACGACGGTGCGGCCGTGCTCTTTGGCAGCGAGCCGCTCTTCCGGGCCCACCCGAAGGGTCAGTTCGCGCTGGTGGGCCGAGCCCTGTTCTGGTCCTCGCTGCAGGACTGAGCCGTGGCACGGGCACCCCAGCCGGGGGCGGACCTGGTGGTCCCACCCGGACCGGGCCTGGTCGACGGCATGACGATCCCCTCTGGCGAGCTGCTGGAGCGCTTCTCCCGGTCGAGCGGCCCCGGTGGCCAGGGCGTCAACACCACGGACAGCCGGGTCGAGCTCATCTATCGACCCGCGTCCTCGATCGCGGTCGCCGAGCTCTCCGAGGCTGCCCGGGACCGGCTGCTGCATCGTCTGGAGACTCGCCTGGTCGGTGGGCAGCTGGTGGTCGTCGCCTCGGAGCACCGCGCGCAACGACAGAACCGGGTGGCTGCGCGCCAGCGCCTGGTCGCAGCGCTGCGCGCCGCAGCAGCTCCCCCACCTCCCACCCGACGCGCGACGAGGCCGACGCGGGGCAGCCAGCGACGCCGGTTGGAGGCCAAGCGGCAACGCTCCCAGACCAAGGCCGGCCGCGGACGGGTCACTGGTGAGGGTGGCTGACGGCCGGGTGACAATAGCGACAGCCCCACCGAGACGAGGACGCCGTGAGACACACCCCGCACTACCTGATGACCAACCCTGAGGAGGTCAGACGGCTCATCCGCGCCCACCCGTGGGCCACGATCGTCTCGCCGACGAGCAACGGCCTGGTCGCCTCGCACTACCCGGTCCTGCTCGAGGAGGAGGCCGAGGGCATCAGCATCGTCAGCCACGTCGGGCGCCCCGACGAAAAGCTGCACGAGCTGGGTCAGCACGAGGTGCTGGTGGTCATCCAGGGGCCGCACGACTATGTCTCGGCGAGCTGGTATGCACCTGATGACCTGGTCTCGACCTGGAACCACGTCACGGCGCACCTCTATGGCGTGCCGGAGATCCTCTCCGAGGAGGAGAACTATGGCGTCCTCTCGCGCCTGACCGACCACTTCGAGCACGGCCGCGAGGGAGCGCGCAGCCTGTCGCAGGACGAGGCGGGCACCCGGCGCATCGCCAAGGGCACGGTCGGGCTGCGGCTGCGGGTCACCCGGTTCGATGCGCGGGCCAAGCTGAGCCAGAACAAGTCTCCCGAGGTCTGGGAGCGGATCACCGAGGAGCTGGACGCCAGCAACCCCGCGCTCGCCGAGGAGATGCGCCGCAAGGCGACGTGAGTGCGGCGCGACCCCTCCGGCTCGCGTCGGCAGGTCTCAGCCGCTGGCGGGCAGCAGCTCGTCGATGAGGACCTGCACCCGCTGGCGGATCTCGTCACGGATGGGTCGCACGGCCTCGATGCCCTGACCGGCCGGGTCGTCCAGGCTCCAGTCCTCATAGCGCTTGCCGGGGAAGATGGGGCAGGCGTCGCCACAGCCCATCGTGATGACGACGTCGGAGTCCTGCACCGCCTCGGTGGTCAGCACCTTGGGCTGGTTGGCCGAGATGTCGATGCCTTCCTCTGCCATCGCGGCCACAGAGACCGGGTTGATGGCATCGCCGGGAGCTGACCCGGCCGAGCGGACCTCGATCCGGCCGGCCCCGAGCGTCTGGAGATAGCCCGCGGCCATCTGGGAGCGGCCGGCGTTGTGGACGCACACGAACAGGACACTGGGACTGGTCATCGCGCCACCCCCGCCGGTGCGGTCAGGGTCAGGGGTTGTGGGCCGGGGTCTGTGCCGCAACAACCGCCACCTGCGCCGGGCTCCTCGTCGAACAGGCCGGCCCCTCCACAGACGCCGGTGTCCGGCAGCTGCAGCTCCACCGCCCGGGCGGCCACGAGGTCGCCGGCCAGCGCCGCCGCGATCGAGCGCACCTGCTCATGACCCGTCATCGCCAGGAACGAGGGCGCCCGGCCATAGGACTTCATCCCGGCGAGGAAGAGCTCCCTCTCTGGTTGGGCGAGCACCTCAAAGCCGTGCGGCTGGACCGAGCCGCATGAGTGCAGGTTGGGGTCGATGCCCGGCGCCAGCGCGGTCGGGGCCTGCAGTCGCGCGTCCAGGTCGAGCCGGACCTCGGACAGGAAGGTCAGGTCCGGGCGGAACCCGGTGGCCCCCACCACCTGGTCCAGCCCGTCCATGTGCCGCCCGTCGGCCGCCCACAGGGCGACCTGCCGGCCGTGGCGCTCGACCGCGCTGACCCGGAACCCGGTCACGACCTCGATCAGGCCCTCCTGCACGGCGGTGCGGACCCGGGTGCCGAGCGCCCCGCGCGCCGGCAGCTCATCGAGCTCACCGCCGCCGAAGGCGCTGCCCACCGCACCGCGTCGCACCACCCACACCACGCGGGAGTCAGCGGTGTGCAGCGGCGCTGACGTCAGGGCGATCAACGCGGTCAGGGCCGAGGCACCGGAGCCGACCACCGCGGTCGAGGCTCCCTGGAAGCGGGTCAGGTCGCGGACAGGATCGGGCATGCCGTGGAGGACCTGCCCGGTCGCGGCATCCTCCCCCGCAGCGGGATAGCCCTCCGCGCCCAGCGGGTTCGGCGAGCTCCAGGTGCCGGAGCAGTCGATGACCGCGCGCGCCAGGACCCTGTCGTGCGTGCCGCCGGGACTGCTCACGTGCAGCACGAACGGCTGCTCATCGCGCCCCGAGTCAACCAGCAGGTCCCGGTCCAGCCGCGCGACGCCGATCACCTGGCTGCTCGTGCGCACGCGCTCGCCCAGCAGCTGCGCCAGTGGCTCGAGATAGTCACGGGACCACTCAGCACCCGTGGGGTATGCCGCGCGGTCGGGATGCTCCCAACCGGCCGCCTCGAGCAGTGCGACAGCGGCTGGCGAGGTCACCTCCGACCACGGAGAGAACAACCGCACGTGCCCCCACTGCCGGACCGCGTCGGCCGCTCGCTCGCCGCGCTCCAGCACGATGACGTCCTGCTCGCGCACCACCAGTTCGGCTGCGGCCGCGAGACCGATGGGTCCGGCGCCGATGACGACGACGGGCAGTGCTGACGATGTCATCTCAAGAACTCCCTGCTTCGATAAGTGTCGATGCAACGCATTCTTGCAACATTCTTCGATAGTTGTCAATATAGCCGTATGCCCACGACCACCGCCCCTGCCGCCAGCCCGACCGGCACTCCTGCGTGCGACGCGGGCTGCGCACCCGGCGAGGGCCTCTCGCGTGAGCAGGCCGACCGGGTGTCGGCCCTGCTCAAGGCGCTGGCCGACCCGGTGCGGCTGCGGCTCTACTCACGGATCGCGGCCGCGCCGGACCAGACCTGCGTGTGCGACCTCGGAGACTTCGGCGTCTCCCAGCCGACGGTCTCCCACCACCTGCGCAAGCTACGTGAGTCCGGGCTCATCGAGAGCGAGCGCCGTGGCACCTGGGTCTACTACCGCGCGGTGCCCACCGCCCTCGAGCCAGTCGGGGTCCTGCTCGGCCGCTGACGACCACCGAGGTCGCACGTGGACGCGAGTGCCCCCGGCGGGATTCGAACCCGCACTGGACCCATTTTAAGTGGGCTGCCTCTGCCGGTTGGGCTACGAGGGCCGCGGCCAACCCTACCCAGTTCCCGACCGGCATCCGATCGACGCCGGTGCCCTCACAAGGTCGCGATGACCTCGTCCAGCATCGCCTCGGTCAGCTTGCCGGTGAAGGTGTTCTGCTGGCTGACGTGATAGCTGCCGACCAGCCGCACCACCCGCGAGTCCGGGGTCACCAGCTGTGCCTGCGCGCCGTGCCCGAAGCGCGGCCTGGGGCGCGGCACCTCCCACCCCATCTGCTTGACCGTGCGCAGCGTCGCGTCCCAGCCGATCAAGCCCAGCGCCAGGATCGAACGCAGGGTCGGCGCGGCCAGCTCCAGCTCGCGGTGCAGCCACGGCGCGCAGGTGGCTCTCTCCTGCGTGGTCGGCTTGTTCTGCGGCGGGGCGCAGCGCACCGCTGAGACGATGCGCAGCCCCTGCAGCTCCAGGCCGTCGCCGGCGTGGTCGCTGGTCGGCTGGTTGGCATAACCACCCCGGTGCAGCGCGGCATACAGCCAGTCGCCGGAGCGGTCGCCGGTGAACATCCGGCCGGTCCGGTTGGCTCCCTGCGCAGCGGGGGCCAGCCCCACGATCAGCACCGGGGCCCCAGCCGGGCCGAAGCCGGACGCGGGGCGGCCCCAGTAGGGCTGGTCCGCGAACGAGGCCCGCCGTCCTGAGATCGCGACCGACTCGCGCCAGTCCACCAGCCGCGGACAGGCACGGCAGACGGTGATCCGTGCGTCGAGCTCGGCCACGTCCGCGCACGAGGCCGCCAGGTCGGCCACCTGGTGGGGCGTCACCGCCACGGGAGTATGCCGTGAGGCCGGGTCTCCCGGCCAGCCCGTCCCAGGTGGCACCGGTGAGGCAAACTCCTGACCGGTGACGGGGTGCGGGTCGGTCGTGCGCATCGGGGCCGTCGCCGCCAGCTCAGCTGTCCGACGGTGCCAGGGACAGCGCGATGCCGTCGAGGATGTCGCTCTCCGAGGCCCGCACCGAGGCCAGCCCCGAGTCGTGCTGGACACGCTGGACGACGCTGCGCCACACCAGAGCACCCGCGCCGATCACATCAACCCGACCCTCGTGCATGTAGGGCAGTGCGCTGCGCTGCGCCCGGCTCAGCTGCAGCAGCTCGGTGGACGCGGCGATGACCCGGTCCGCAGGCACGTCCGCACCGTGGATCGCCTCACGCTGATAGCTGTCGAGCGCCAGTGCGTGCGCGGTCACCGTGGTCACCGACCCCGCCAGCCCGATCAGCGTGCCGACCCCCGTGAGGTCCACCTGCCCGGCAGCAGAGTTGATGGCGTTGGTGATGTCACCCAGCGCCGGCCAGATCTCGTCCTCGGTCGGCGGGTCGCTGCGCAGGTGCCGCTCGGTCAGCCGGACGCAGCCGATGTCGACCGACACCGACTGCTCGACGCCCTCGGTGCCGCGCACGAGCTCGGTGGACCCGCCGCCGATGTCCACCACCAGATAGGGGCCGCCGCCCGACAGACCCGCGGTGGCACCGGCGAAGGAGAGGGCCGCCTCCTCCTGGCCCGACACGACCTCGGGCACCGTCCCGAAGTGGGCGAACGCCTCGCGGACGCCTGCCACGAACTCCTCGGAGTTCTCGGCGTCACGGGAGGCGGAGGTCGCGACAAAACGGACGGCGGTGCACCCGTGCTCCGCACACAGC from Ornithinimicrobium cryptoxanthini includes these protein-coding regions:
- a CDS encoding M14 family zinc carboxypeptidase — its product is MPSARPARLACVTAAAALAVAGLGVPSSSAAGTAVTAPSAGVGLAQASSAESEGYPRQHVLDEPPADSSDASLRLGLTAYDQIAPLLNDLQRRSQRVSAEVIGQTVTGRELYLVTLTAPESAAESRQQDQMRERILHQPDQAAKDRDLARNYKTPIFINNNIHGNEWEGTDAALRLIEDYATSNDPAVVQTLQQSRIYVVVSMNPDGRHGNTRANASGFDLNRDFITATQPEVVAVRDALVDTQPLVMLDLHGYVNGTLIEPTTPPHGENYEYDLFIKHAYPNGLGMEQAVLDLGFTVEDDGVNPPQIPFRDWAEGWDDWPPIFTPQYAAFHGAVAHTIEVPLRVNNSSYNRPEEELQRRAAINTDIAHAAMESSISYLQEHRGELLADQIEIFRRGVTGADPLEVTDELFPEIGPEDVYLTEYPRAYVIPVGDGQRSAPAAARLVDHLIANGVEVRTTRVPVTLDGQTHPAGSYLVDLHQGKRGLANTILGAGTDISDRVDAMYDISGWSLGLLWGADVATIPQDGRMPRAGSAIEAAAPTGQVTGTGDLLLHLDDPNDLAALNHFARSDVVPEWLDDGTVLIPEEAADQARATAESFGVTLTPAPDGASGTPVGHEFVVAAAAPSTEVWALQEMGFEVREVNATVLNDGFDYSQVDALYVSTSAVSWSSLEDPARNDMTSFLRNGGGFVGRGLHGTDLNAELDLLDVTLERGRSDGNGVVAVDNAETAISAGATPHSFVYSPAWFTELGEDVTVDQHYAGDDVLVSGHWAGTAEEGGQDAAAGQPLIVSGADYDGAAVLFGSEPLFRAHPKGQFALVGRALFWSSLQD
- the arfB gene encoding alternative ribosome rescue aminoacyl-tRNA hydrolase ArfB gives rise to the protein MTIPSGELLERFSRSSGPGGQGVNTTDSRVELIYRPASSIAVAELSEAARDRLLHRLETRLVGGQLVVVASEHRAQRQNRVAARQRLVAALRAAAAPPPPTRRATRPTRGSQRRRLEAKRQRSQTKAGRGRVTGEGG
- a CDS encoding FMN-binding negative transcriptional regulator — translated: MRHTPHYLMTNPEEVRRLIRAHPWATIVSPTSNGLVASHYPVLLEEEAEGISIVSHVGRPDEKLHELGQHEVLVVIQGPHDYVSASWYAPDDLVSTWNHVTAHLYGVPEILSEEENYGVLSRLTDHFEHGREGARSLSQDEAGTRRIAKGTVGLRLRVTRFDARAKLSQNKSPEVWERITEELDASNPALAEEMRRKAT
- a CDS encoding arsenate reductase ArsC, with the translated sequence MTSPSVLFVCVHNAGRSQMAAGYLQTLGAGRIEVRSAGSAPGDAINPVSVAAMAEEGIDISANQPKVLTTEAVQDSDVVITMGCGDACPIFPGKRYEDWSLDDPAGQGIEAVRPIRDEIRQRVQVLIDELLPASG
- a CDS encoding NAD(P)-binding domain-containing protein: MTSSALPVVVIGAGPIGLAAAAELVVREQDVIVLERGERAADAVRQWGHVRLFSPWSEVTSPAAVALLEAAGWEHPDRAAYPTGAEWSRDYLEPLAQLLGERVRTSSQVIGVARLDRDLLVDSGRDEQPFVLHVSSPGGTHDRVLARAVIDCSGTWSSPNPLGAEGYPAAGEDAATGQVLHGMPDPVRDLTRFQGASTAVVGSGASALTALIALTSAPLHTADSRVVWVVRRGAVGSAFGGGELDELPARGALGTRVRTAVQEGLIEVVTGFRVSAVERHGRQVALWAADGRHMDGLDQVVGATGFRPDLTFLSEVRLDLDARLQAPTALAPGIDPNLHSCGSVQPHGFEVLAQPERELFLAGMKSYGRAPSFLAMTGHEQVRSIAAALAGDLVAARAVELQLPDTGVCGGAGLFDEEPGAGGGCCGTDPGPQPLTLTAPAGVAR
- a CDS encoding ArsR/SmtB family transcription factor, whose translation is MPTTTAPAASPTGTPACDAGCAPGEGLSREQADRVSALLKALADPVRLRLYSRIAAAPDQTCVCDLGDFGVSQPTVSHHLRKLRESGLIESERRGTWVYYRAVPTALEPVGVLLGR
- a CDS encoding uracil-DNA glycosylase, with amino-acid sequence MRTTDPHPVTGQEFASPVPPGTGWPGDPASRHTPVAVTPHQVADLAASCADVAELDARITVCRACPRLVDWRESVAISGRRASFADQPYWGRPASGFGPAGAPVLIVGLAPAAQGANRTGRMFTGDRSGDWLYAALHRGGYANQPTSDHAGDGLELQGLRIVSAVRCAPPQNKPTTQERATCAPWLHRELELAAPTLRSILALGLIGWDATLRTVKQMGWEVPRPRPRFGHGAQAQLVTPDSRVVRLVGSYHVSQQNTFTGKLTEAMLDEVIATL
- a CDS encoding Ppx/GppA phosphatase family protein, which codes for MTRVGAIDCGTNSIRLLIADVEGGALREVHREMRIVRLGHGVDATGRIGAEPMARTLAAAADYAELCAEHGCTAVRFVATSASRDAENSEEFVAGVREAFAHFGTVPEVVSGQEEAALSFAGATAGLSGGGPYLVVDIGGGSTELVRGTEGVEQSVSVDIGCVRLTERHLRSDPPTEDEIWPALGDITNAINSAAGQVDLTGVGTLIGLAGSVTTVTAHALALDSYQREAIHGADVPADRVIAASTELLQLSRAQRSALPYMHEGRVDVIGAGALVWRSVVQRVQHDSGLASVRASESDILDGIALSLAPSDS